Proteins found in one Alteromonas macleodii genomic segment:
- a CDS encoding response regulator: MSEVIKILLVEDDEDDYFLTSDYLEQCESPKFELTWVTNSLDAIEALKTEDFDLCLLDYLLGAENAIDVLGVLKSNQFSLPVVILTGQSDATVDEMVMRAGAADYLQKSEIESPRFMRTIRYAMVRRDIENERIERNKVEQKNKAKDKFLAHLGHELRTPLTSILGYTELLIDDARNSPFQQELSIIHSNGKHLLSLLNDLLDMSRIMAEKLELNIKDVNLSAFLTDIHSLMRLNAKDKGLSLNVVSNTKIPEFIKTDPTRLRQVLLNLISNAVKFTDKGSITLTITLDENSTDSEKPQLLRFSVDDTGIGMPPDKLINIFQPFEQIEDVMRANHGGAGLGLAICKELVTKLGGDINVSSRLGEGSTFTFDIDPGDISKQPLVDLELGQIQTVESSSIDLNVTGRVLIVDDLREIRRLTGHLVSQSQADISYAENGVKALEAVLQADEHNRPFDLVLMDIHMPVMNGIEALHAIRRHGKDIPVIAVTAASRKGLRESLIREGFNDVIGKPIDRFALAQLLSQYLPPGDHVTFTNVEAQVADMPIQKPYAPEENIPSSDGFERNTNIGIAAEDPPQKKGDGSPSSKRILVIEDDEDAAELLQLFLVHLGHEVTTEYCGVDALSTAQDNDFDHVLMDLTLPDYNGYDLAGELKKQLPNASLTIVSGHEAEEEAMDAIGIDSALLKPVSKDDLASVVGGS, encoded by the coding sequence ATGTCAGAGGTTATTAAAATTCTATTGGTTGAAGATGATGAAGATGATTACTTCTTAACTTCTGACTATCTAGAACAATGTGAGTCACCTAAGTTTGAGTTGACCTGGGTGACAAACAGTCTTGACGCCATAGAAGCGCTGAAGACGGAAGACTTTGATTTATGCTTGCTTGACTACTTGTTGGGCGCAGAGAATGCCATAGATGTTCTGGGTGTTCTGAAGTCGAACCAATTTAGCCTGCCTGTGGTTATTTTAACAGGTCAGTCTGACGCTACAGTAGATGAAATGGTAATGCGCGCAGGGGCCGCAGATTATCTACAGAAATCGGAGATAGAATCGCCGCGCTTTATGCGCACTATCCGCTACGCCATGGTACGTCGCGATATAGAAAACGAGCGGATTGAACGCAACAAAGTTGAACAAAAAAACAAAGCGAAAGACAAGTTCCTTGCTCACCTTGGCCATGAATTGCGCACGCCTCTTACCTCTATTTTGGGGTACACAGAACTTCTCATAGATGACGCAAGAAACAGCCCGTTTCAGCAAGAGCTATCAATAATTCATTCAAACGGCAAACACTTATTGAGCTTGCTCAATGATTTACTTGATATGTCACGGATAATGGCCGAGAAGCTAGAACTAAATATTAAAGATGTTAACTTATCTGCTTTCCTTACCGATATTCACTCGTTAATGCGTTTGAATGCCAAGGATAAAGGGCTGAGTTTAAATGTGGTTTCGAATACAAAAATTCCCGAATTTATTAAGACAGATCCCACTCGACTTCGCCAAGTGCTGCTTAACCTGATCTCCAATGCGGTAAAATTTACCGATAAAGGCAGTATCACACTCACTATTACCCTTGATGAAAATTCAACAGATAGTGAAAAGCCGCAGTTACTTAGATTTTCCGTAGACGATACCGGCATAGGTATGCCACCAGACAAACTAATCAATATCTTCCAGCCCTTCGAGCAGATTGAAGATGTGATGCGCGCTAATCATGGTGGTGCTGGTCTAGGTTTAGCTATTTGTAAAGAGCTTGTCACCAAGCTTGGCGGCGATATAAATGTATCATCTCGCCTTGGTGAAGGCAGTACGTTTACCTTCGATATTGACCCTGGCGATATATCCAAACAACCTCTTGTCGACTTAGAGCTTGGTCAGATACAAACCGTTGAGTCTAGCAGTATCGATTTGAATGTTACCGGTAGAGTGCTAATTGTTGATGATTTAAGAGAAATTCGGCGCCTTACCGGTCATCTTGTAAGTCAGTCTCAGGCAGACATTAGTTACGCAGAAAACGGTGTCAAAGCACTGGAAGCGGTATTACAGGCCGACGAACACAATCGACCTTTTGACCTCGTTCTTATGGATATTCACATGCCTGTGATGAATGGCATTGAGGCCCTACACGCTATTCGTCGTCATGGTAAAGATATTCCCGTTATTGCGGTTACCGCAGCGAGTCGTAAAGGACTGAGAGAATCACTAATACGTGAAGGCTTTAATGACGTTATAGGTAAACCAATAGACCGCTTTGCATTAGCTCAACTTCTTTCACAATACCTTCCGCCTGGCGACCACGTTACTTTTACCAATGTGGAAGCACAGGTTGCTGACATGCCGATACAGAAACCTTACGCACCAGAGGAAAACATACCATCAAGCGATGGATTTGAACGCAATACGAATATAGGCATAGCAGCTGAAGATCCCCCTCAGAAAAAAGGTGACGGAAGCCCTTCTAGTAAACGTATCTTAGTAATTGAAGATGATGAAGATGCAGCAGAGCTATTGCAGTTGTTTTTAGTACATTTAGGTCATGAAGTCACCACCGAGTACTGTGGTGTTGATGCGCTTAGCACAGCGCAAGATAATGACTTTGACCACGTATTAATGGATTTAACCCTACCTGATTACAATGGTTACGACCTCGCTGGCGAACTTAAAAAACAATTACCAAATGCTTCGCTTACCATAGTTAGTGGGCACGAAGCCGAAGAAGAAGCAATGGACGCAATAGGAATAGATAGCGCGCTGCTTAAGCCGGTTTCAAAAGATGACCTCGCATCCGTCGTAGGTGGAAGCTAA
- a CDS encoding DUF883 domain-containing protein — protein sequence MATQASAKPQTVKTNSTNGVAEPSHPVTDQLKDTLHASVDKLADSASVAEEKIRRTASSSAENMSERKRLAEQKWQASKVRKYAIENPVTTAGIAFAAGMLVTSLLRKK from the coding sequence ATGGCTACACAAGCTTCAGCAAAACCACAAACCGTTAAAACTAACAGCACTAACGGTGTGGCTGAACCGAGTCACCCAGTAACGGATCAACTGAAAGACACCCTTCATGCATCAGTAGACAAGCTTGCAGATAGTGCAAGTGTGGCAGAAGAAAAAATTCGTCGTACTGCTTCATCATCTGCCGAAAACATGTCAGAGCGAAAGCGTCTAGCAGAGCAGAAATGGCAGGCGTCAAAAGTACGTAAATATGCAATTGAGAACCCTGTAACGACTGCAGGTATCGCTTTTGCAGCGGGTATGCTAGTAACATCGCTTCTACGTAAGAAGTAA
- a CDS encoding CC0125/CC1285 family lipoprotein: protein MNIKSKIKSSRVLFATVGAALSFAIVGCSSTPVAAPTPYKSANSRASYGYSSEKVSANQYQVLFKATDKTPADGVQQYALYRAAEVAQEQGFTYLEVINTNIDKKPVIAREVTAGKNEPAIFQTDRQCTMSGCEEVAQPMAAPSSNDVVNTQINDIYFTIDVKMANDKTRLGKNAFTVLEVLSQPLEPKNTN from the coding sequence ATGAACATCAAAAGTAAAATTAAAAGTAGCCGCGTACTTTTTGCCACAGTAGGTGCGGCACTAAGCTTCGCGATAGTAGGGTGTTCATCGACACCAGTAGCTGCCCCTACCCCATACAAATCAGCGAACTCTAGAGCCTCATATGGTTATTCGAGCGAAAAAGTATCTGCAAATCAGTATCAGGTTCTTTTTAAAGCGACTGATAAAACTCCGGCCGACGGAGTACAGCAGTACGCTCTATATCGCGCCGCAGAAGTCGCACAAGAGCAAGGCTTTACTTATCTAGAGGTGATTAATACAAATATTGATAAAAAGCCTGTCATAGCGCGGGAAGTAACGGCTGGCAAAAATGAGCCAGCAATATTTCAAACAGATAGGCAATGCACTATGTCAGGCTGTGAGGAAGTTGCTCAACCGATGGCCGCCCCAAGCTCAAACGATGTTGTAAATACTCAGATTAACGACATCTACTTTACTATTGATGTAAAAATGGCGAATGATAAAACTCGTTTAGGTAAAAACGCCTTTACTGTCTTAGAAGTGCTGTCACAGCCTCTAGAGCCAAAGAATACAAATTAG
- a CDS encoding phosphoribosyl-AMP cyclohydrolase, protein MKKLNSLMTKTTLVAASIMLVTGCSAVAKPQMNETATSNVGVLKAKALDNALLYSDECITEREVVAAQKMWGEGIVRIGAVFSNDGDYSGEAADFIQDMYGYDLSSVLFKPTLAANDQFRSSFDAALSYFVGGNDAYQEDKGFAIKPYTNVKFDNVGIINNSCRMAVAMGNYFFTDTKGGETKVEYTFAYVKDSDGDLRIVAHQSSLPYNPNGN, encoded by the coding sequence ATGAAAAAGCTAAACTCGCTAATGACAAAAACAACGCTTGTAGCAGCTTCGATTATGCTAGTAACAGGCTGCAGTGCAGTGGCCAAACCGCAAATGAATGAGACCGCCACTTCGAACGTGGGTGTATTGAAAGCTAAGGCGCTAGACAATGCGTTACTGTATTCGGATGAATGTATTACAGAGCGTGAAGTTGTAGCAGCACAAAAGATGTGGGGTGAAGGCATTGTACGTATTGGCGCAGTGTTTAGTAACGACGGTGATTACTCTGGCGAAGCGGCTGATTTTATCCAGGACATGTACGGATATGATTTAAGTAGTGTGCTGTTTAAACCAACTCTTGCAGCAAATGATCAGTTCCGTTCAAGCTTTGATGCAGCGCTTTCTTACTTTGTCGGTGGAAATGACGCTTATCAGGAAGATAAGGGTTTTGCAATTAAGCCTTATACAAACGTGAAATTCGACAATGTAGGAATTATTAATAACAGTTGTCGGATGGCGGTGGCGATGGGTAACTACTTCTTTACTGACACTAAGGGCGGAGAAACAAAAGTAGAGTACACCTTTGCCTATGTGAAAGACAGTGATGGAGACCTGCGTATTGTCGCTCACCAATCTTCGTTACCCTACAACCCAAATGGTAACTAG
- a CDS encoding DUF1328 domain-containing protein, with product MLGWAITFFIIAIIAAVFGFGGIAGAATGIAQFLFFVFIALLVISLIANALRGKSPRA from the coding sequence ATGTTAGGTTGGGCAATCACATTTTTTATCATCGCCATTATTGCAGCAGTTTTTGGTTTTGGAGGCATCGCAGGTGCAGCAACAGGTATAGCACAGTTTCTTTTCTTTGTGTTTATCGCGTTGTTAGTAATTTCACTTATCGCTAATGCGTTACGTGGAAAATCACCAAGGGCCTAA
- a CDS encoding DUF349 domain-containing protein yields the protein MIFSRIFAPSHQSPKPEKRMQAIESLSPDKAQEKTILHELAFNDEEANVSLAALEKLNSFVLWLKMSQIAKQSRVKKAAEKKVNAALLGEGDVRLSRQEIFSFLTETANPDLVVQLVPQMLKKEPSLLQDDALASALIEKVGKPSFTQFIFLEGASAKLQTQLINAQSEVSELQKLAKKVSSDALVEQINARIDAIKEAAKRPIELKKQLTLVLSKYQALLDKSDVETIEEKRNELESELTGLFAQIDLLVEEERADYEEKRARITEQVERYVSRIRPAWEEKQQASQRANTKALCEQQLTHAKEQVAWLYNNRLCEATLADVATVNESVRGVEATLEQLTRLGSELTAEKRIAEIKREVDTLNDQLDRFSMQQQYGQKLLIKLQQLEDIAAKIVSENDSDNVQVNRDSDAKDEVAPAASEESVASSETVEQDTLQSLKAQFDETKQAYKALSGEIDAVPKALSKRFNTAKNSVNAKERAQRTKENEHIKHVRKHISVIDNLIAQGKFRVAISKFAKLQDTYSAMPSSAKKSVEKRFVKTADDVSRLEGWQDYLAAPRKPALVAEAQALADVAPDNIKQRSNAIKYLRKQWLSLTPSSSNNDESSDDALQQQFDAALEKAFEPCRAHYAKLDQQRAAAREQRESIINTVKAMDITMPEAELVKVFDRASKKWHSAGQVEREVYEELKQEWKTVSSPIQAKVTQWQSDNQTQKRSLVAKAQQLSTEEDITDAADKAQQLQKQWKQIGHAGKREESKLWAEFKAANDTVFERLKAQRKVQSNASNELVDSLLTQTEAIDINSDDASFTQSVNVVQAQLNELPKALRNKVERKIDAIENKRETLVKNAQSQARLARAQALVSLLQLSAGEAGIDERADEQSLAETLGKRWSSSLGQSTGSTASQHDRQWLTVALEVATGMPSPDGDASIRSSVQLQMMTSKLEKGEAATAPDILADWLSYDSIDKVDNNLLQRVVAVINAHPEIVA from the coding sequence ATGATATTTAGTCGTATATTTGCGCCTTCACACCAAAGCCCAAAGCCTGAGAAACGGATGCAGGCGATTGAGAGTCTCTCTCCCGACAAGGCACAGGAAAAAACAATACTTCACGAACTGGCATTTAATGATGAAGAGGCAAATGTCAGTCTGGCAGCGCTTGAAAAGCTAAACAGCTTTGTGTTGTGGCTCAAAATGTCGCAAATTGCAAAGCAATCTAGGGTTAAGAAAGCCGCTGAAAAGAAGGTGAATGCTGCTTTATTAGGCGAGGGAGATGTTAGGCTTTCACGTCAAGAGATATTCTCGTTTTTGACAGAAACAGCCAACCCTGACTTAGTGGTACAGTTAGTGCCGCAAATGTTGAAGAAAGAGCCTAGTCTTCTACAAGATGATGCCCTAGCTAGCGCGCTAATTGAAAAAGTGGGTAAGCCCTCGTTTACTCAATTTATCTTTTTAGAGGGAGCAAGCGCTAAGCTGCAAACTCAGTTGATTAACGCACAATCAGAGGTTTCAGAGCTACAGAAGCTTGCCAAAAAAGTGTCAAGTGATGCGCTTGTAGAGCAAATTAATGCGCGAATTGACGCTATTAAAGAGGCTGCAAAGCGTCCAATTGAGCTTAAAAAGCAGCTAACGCTGGTGCTATCTAAATACCAAGCATTACTCGATAAGTCAGACGTTGAAACTATTGAAGAGAAACGCAACGAGTTAGAAAGCGAGCTAACTGGATTATTTGCACAAATTGATTTGCTTGTTGAGGAAGAACGCGCTGATTATGAAGAAAAGCGCGCTCGTATAACCGAACAAGTAGAGCGATATGTAAGCCGTATTCGCCCTGCATGGGAGGAAAAGCAACAAGCTTCGCAACGTGCCAATACCAAAGCTTTATGCGAACAGCAATTAACTCATGCGAAAGAGCAAGTTGCCTGGCTATACAACAATCGTTTATGTGAAGCGACGCTCGCCGATGTGGCTACCGTTAACGAAAGCGTTCGCGGCGTAGAGGCTACTCTAGAACAGCTTACTCGCCTTGGCAGTGAGCTTACGGCCGAGAAGCGTATTGCAGAAATTAAGCGTGAGGTTGATACGTTAAACGACCAGCTTGATCGCTTCTCCATGCAACAGCAATACGGACAAAAGCTGCTAATTAAGCTACAACAGCTTGAAGATATCGCCGCCAAGATTGTTTCTGAAAATGATAGCGATAATGTGCAGGTCAATCGCGATTCAGATGCCAAAGATGAGGTGGCCCCTGCTGCTAGTGAGGAAAGCGTAGCAAGCAGTGAGACGGTCGAACAAGACACCTTGCAAAGCCTTAAAGCTCAATTTGACGAAACAAAACAAGCGTATAAAGCGCTTAGTGGTGAAATCGACGCTGTTCCTAAAGCCTTGTCTAAGCGCTTTAACACTGCCAAAAACAGTGTAAATGCCAAAGAGCGCGCGCAGAGAACGAAAGAAAACGAGCACATTAAACACGTTCGTAAACACATTAGTGTGATTGATAACTTAATTGCTCAAGGTAAGTTTCGCGTTGCTATTTCAAAGTTTGCCAAGCTTCAAGACACTTACTCTGCAATGCCAAGCTCAGCAAAAAAGAGTGTGGAAAAGCGCTTTGTGAAGACTGCAGATGATGTGTCGCGATTGGAAGGCTGGCAGGATTACCTTGCAGCGCCGCGTAAGCCAGCTCTTGTGGCAGAGGCCCAAGCACTGGCAGATGTTGCTCCTGATAACATTAAGCAAAGAAGTAACGCCATCAAATACTTGCGTAAGCAATGGTTATCGCTAACACCGTCATCGTCAAATAACGACGAAAGCAGTGATGATGCATTGCAACAGCAATTCGATGCTGCCCTTGAGAAAGCGTTTGAGCCATGTAGAGCACATTACGCTAAGTTAGACCAACAACGCGCTGCCGCGCGGGAACAGCGTGAATCCATCATTAATACAGTCAAGGCAATGGATATTACTATGCCTGAAGCTGAGTTGGTGAAGGTATTTGATAGAGCATCTAAAAAGTGGCACAGCGCAGGTCAGGTTGAGCGTGAAGTATATGAGGAGTTGAAACAAGAATGGAAGACGGTTTCTTCGCCTATCCAAGCTAAGGTGACTCAGTGGCAAAGTGATAACCAGACACAAAAGCGTAGTTTGGTTGCCAAAGCTCAACAGCTTTCAACCGAAGAGGATATAACAGACGCTGCCGACAAGGCTCAGCAGTTACAAAAGCAATGGAAGCAAATAGGTCACGCTGGTAAACGGGAAGAGAGTAAGTTGTGGGCAGAGTTTAAAGCTGCAAACGATACGGTTTTTGAGCGTTTAAAAGCGCAGCGTAAAGTGCAGAGTAATGCATCTAATGAATTAGTTGATTCTTTGCTGACGCAAACTGAGGCTATCGATATCAACAGTGATGACGCAAGCTTTACTCAATCCGTCAATGTTGTACAAGCTCAGCTAAATGAACTGCCTAAAGCACTGCGCAATAAAGTTGAACGAAAGATAGACGCTATTGAAAACAAACGCGAGACACTGGTAAAAAATGCACAGTCGCAGGCTCGCTTAGCCCGAGCTCAAGCGCTTGTCTCATTACTTCAGTTGAGCGCTGGCGAAGCCGGTATTGATGAACGGGCTGATGAACAATCGTTAGCAGAAACGTTAGGTAAGCGGTGGTCAAGTTCACTTGGTCAGTCTACTGGCAGTACAGCGAGTCAACACGATAGACAGTGGTTGACGGTGGCATTAGAAGTAGCAACAGGAATGCCTAGCCCAGATGGTGATGCTTCGATACGTTCTAGCGTACAGTTACAAATGATGACGTCTAAGTTGGAAAAAGGAGAGGCGGCGACCGCTCCCGATATTCTTGCTGACTGGTTATCCTACGACTCAATAGATAAAGTGGACAATAATCTGCTTCAACGTGTTGTCGCAGTAATTAATGCTCACCCTGAAATTGTGGCTTAA
- a CDS encoding YeaC family protein, producing MNIEALVASMTPEIYERLRQAVETGKWPDGTPLNDEQKASSMQAVMLYQAKIERSSEHMTVGESGEIVHKSKADFKRSLRDEQEDKNTIARFKQDDI from the coding sequence ATGAATATAGAAGCACTTGTAGCCAGTATGACGCCGGAGATTTACGAGCGTCTGCGTCAGGCAGTTGAAACCGGTAAGTGGCCAGATGGTACACCTTTGAATGACGAGCAAAAAGCAAGCAGCATGCAGGCCGTGATGCTTTATCAAGCTAAAATAGAAAGGTCCTCTGAACACATGACCGTAGGTGAAAGCGGCGAAATTGTACATAAAAGCAAAGCCGACTTTAAACGCTCGTTACGCGACGAGCAGGAAGATAAAAATACAATAGCGCGGTTTAAACAGGATGATATTTAG
- a CDS encoding zinc ribbon domain-containing protein: MALVDCPSCNKKTSDKAKTCPHCDFKIGDATSEDIERKQSLQRFKKLASIQNQSLIAMLIFVASFGFMYWGGTRPGDLQHNLAILGAVVGFVWYLVNRARIVYIKRFS, encoded by the coding sequence ATGGCATTAGTTGACTGTCCTTCATGTAATAAGAAAACGTCTGATAAAGCAAAGACGTGCCCTCACTGCGATTTTAAAATCGGAGACGCTACCTCAGAAGATATAGAGCGCAAACAAAGCTTACAAAGATTTAAAAAATTAGCGAGTATCCAAAACCAGTCGCTTATTGCTATGCTGATATTTGTTGCGAGTTTTGGCTTCATGTATTGGGGCGGGACACGCCCGGGCGATTTGCAACATAATTTAGCTATTTTGGGCGCTGTGGTTGGCTTTGTATGGTACTTAGTAAATCGCGCGCGAATTGTTTACATAAAGCGTTTTTCCTAA
- a CDS encoding alanine/glycine:cation symporter family protein encodes MEGLYGFLTMLDGFLGGAFWFPYVLLGVGLFFTVYLKFPQIRFFKHAWQVVTGKFDKESDPGDTTHFRALTTALSGTVGTGNISGVAFAIFLGGPAALFWMWVTAFLGMTTKFVEVTLSHKYRVKTEDGTMAGGPMYYMDRRLNMKWLAVAFAVATVVSSFGTGNLPQSNGIAQSIEATFGFEPWLVGSVLGILLALVILGGIQRIAAFTARVVPVMAVIYLIGALAVIFANLENIGPSFAAVIGDAFTGSAAAGGFLGASLAYAFNRGVNRGLFSNEAGQGSAPIAHAAAKTKEPASEGMVSLLEPFIDTILICTVTGLVILSSGVWKEKHENVFDRSDMYFVAGQYDDTNQDDVNKLYGYLNEIEGNNVEPYTGSITVVNGTAVSDGFTLLNARSVAEDVKYAVGSEDLFTGTLKIVDGKPVKENLEVSGKSLVHSAALTTIAFTRGFFGDAGQYIVSIGLMLFAFSTAIAWSYYGDRAMTYLFGPRSVMPYRVIYVAGFVWAAFSDTTLVWALSAVAIVVMTLPNLFGIMLLCKEMKETVNDYWSRHKK; translated from the coding sequence TTGGAAGGGTTATATGGTTTTCTAACTATGCTCGATGGATTCTTAGGGGGCGCGTTCTGGTTTCCTTATGTTCTATTAGGCGTAGGTCTTTTCTTTACGGTTTATCTTAAGTTTCCACAAATTCGTTTCTTCAAACACGCCTGGCAGGTTGTTACCGGTAAGTTTGATAAAGAAAGCGATCCAGGTGACACCACGCACTTTCGTGCACTAACTACTGCACTGTCTGGTACCGTAGGCACAGGTAACATCTCAGGTGTTGCTTTCGCTATTTTCCTTGGTGGTCCTGCAGCACTGTTTTGGATGTGGGTGACGGCTTTCTTAGGTATGACGACTAAGTTTGTTGAGGTTACCCTGTCACATAAATATCGTGTGAAAACTGAAGACGGCACCATGGCCGGCGGCCCTATGTATTACATGGACCGTCGCCTAAACATGAAGTGGCTTGCCGTAGCGTTTGCTGTTGCCACAGTAGTAAGTTCATTTGGTACGGGTAACCTTCCACAAAGTAATGGTATCGCGCAAAGTATTGAAGCTACTTTTGGCTTCGAGCCTTGGTTGGTTGGGAGTGTATTGGGTATTCTTCTGGCGCTAGTAATTCTTGGCGGTATACAGCGTATTGCTGCGTTTACAGCGCGGGTTGTTCCGGTTATGGCCGTAATCTACCTTATTGGCGCACTTGCCGTGATTTTCGCAAACCTAGAGAACATTGGGCCTTCCTTTGCCGCAGTTATTGGTGATGCGTTCACTGGTTCAGCAGCTGCAGGTGGCTTTTTAGGGGCTTCTCTAGCTTATGCGTTTAACCGTGGCGTTAACCGCGGCCTGTTTTCGAACGAAGCGGGTCAGGGCTCTGCACCAATCGCTCACGCAGCAGCAAAAACAAAAGAGCCAGCGTCAGAAGGTATGGTTTCACTACTTGAACCTTTTATCGACACCATTCTAATTTGTACTGTTACTGGTTTAGTTATTCTGTCGTCAGGCGTGTGGAAAGAAAAACATGAAAACGTTTTCGATCGTTCAGATATGTACTTTGTTGCAGGTCAATACGACGACACGAATCAGGATGACGTAAACAAACTATATGGTTACCTGAATGAAATTGAAGGTAACAATGTAGAGCCGTACACAGGGTCAATTACCGTTGTAAACGGCACGGCTGTAAGCGATGGTTTTACGCTACTTAACGCTAGATCTGTCGCAGAAGACGTGAAGTATGCAGTAGGCAGTGAAGACTTGTTTACTGGCACGCTTAAGATTGTCGACGGAAAGCCGGTTAAAGAGAACCTTGAAGTAAGCGGTAAGTCACTGGTTCACTCGGCAGCGCTCACCACTATAGCCTTTACTCGTGGTTTCTTTGGCGATGCAGGGCAGTATATTGTCTCAATTGGATTAATGTTATTTGCTTTTTCAACCGCTATTGCTTGGTCTTATTATGGCGATCGCGCTATGACCTACTTGTTTGGACCACGCTCTGTAATGCCGTATCGCGTTATTTACGTAGCGGGCTTTGTTTGGGCGGCATTTTCTGATACCACCCTTGTTTGGGCGCTTTCTGCCGTGGCTATTGTAGTAATGACGCTTCCCAATCTGTTTGGCATCATGCTGCTATGTAAAGAAATGAAAGAAACGGTCAATGACTACTGGTCTCGACACAAAAAATAG
- a CDS encoding M14 family metallopeptidase — protein MHISSQFDSGNIEVVSAQSPDDIRLTIPNDNQSEFAQWFHFRLVGETFVTHTMTIGNLAKSAYPEGWKGYNVLASYDRQTWFRIPSEFDGDNLTFSLTLEQPSVYFAYFIPFSYERHLDLVHDAQMSLLCEHKFLGLTLDGRDMSMLVIGEETPEKKKVWITARQHPGETMAEWCAEGIIYRLLDEQDGLARQLLDNAVFYIVPNMNPDGSARGHLRTNAVGTNLNREWATPSQEKSPEVLYVLNAMSEIGVDMYLDLHGDEALPYNFVAGSEGNPSYNDTIKMLENTFKDALLNATPEFQDEFGYDKDEPGKANLTVASNAVGEKFKCMAYTVEMPFKDNADVPDDIYGWSVQRSRQLGEDLLIGVNAVVKKLKASEQ, from the coding sequence ATGCATATTTCCAGTCAATTCGACAGCGGTAACATTGAAGTTGTTAGCGCACAATCACCAGACGATATCCGTCTAACCATCCCTAATGACAACCAATCTGAATTTGCTCAGTGGTTCCATTTTCGTTTAGTGGGCGAAACTTTTGTTACGCACACAATGACGATTGGTAATCTGGCTAAGTCAGCGTATCCAGAAGGTTGGAAGGGATATAACGTTCTAGCGTCTTACGACCGTCAAACTTGGTTTAGAATTCCTAGCGAATTTGACGGTGACAATCTTACGTTCTCACTAACGCTAGAACAGCCAAGTGTGTACTTCGCGTATTTCATTCCTTTTAGCTACGAACGTCACCTTGACCTTGTACACGACGCGCAGATGTCACTACTGTGCGAGCACAAATTCCTAGGCCTTACCCTTGATGGCCGTGATATGTCTATGCTGGTTATCGGTGAAGAAACACCAGAAAAGAAAAAAGTCTGGATCACGGCACGTCAACACCCTGGCGAAACCATGGCCGAGTGGTGTGCCGAAGGTATTATTTACCGTCTGCTCGACGAGCAAGATGGTTTGGCGCGACAGTTGCTTGATAATGCTGTTTTCTACATTGTGCCAAACATGAACCCAGACGGCAGCGCACGTGGCCACCTGCGTACCAACGCTGTAGGAACCAATCTAAACCGTGAGTGGGCAACGCCTTCGCAAGAAAAAAGCCCAGAAGTACTTTACGTACTGAATGCAATGAGCGAAATTGGTGTAGACATGTATCTTGATTTGCACGGTGATGAGGCATTGCCGTACAACTTTGTCGCAGGAAGTGAGGGTAACCCTAGCTATAATGACACCATCAAAATGCTTGAAAATACGTTTAAAGATGCGTTGTTAAATGCAACGCCTGAATTTCAAGACGAGTTTGGCTACGATAAAGATGAGCCGGGTAAGGCTAATTTAACCGTGGCTTCAAACGCGGTGGGCGAGAAGTTCAAGTGCATGGCGTACACGGTAGAAATGCCATTTAAAGACAACGCAGATGTACCAGACGACATCTACGGTTGGTCGGTACAGCGCAGCCGCCAATTAGGTGAAGATTTACTTATTGGTGTGAATGCGGTTGTTAAAAAGCTAAAAGCATCAGAGCAATAA